The following proteins are co-located in the Aeromicrobium phoceense genome:
- a CDS encoding TetR/AcrR family transcriptional regulator, which produces MALPRTRTDALATEIRDAALEIVRSEGPGALTTRHVATVAGTNIAALNQLFGGREGLVNAVALKGFELLATSLPQASGDVCRGLMEYAEATRRFSRAEPALTELMFMRPLAGPIPPGHGALKCRQVVIDMLGSADETDALAFAALLAGLTVQERHGLLGRTEEQRDRVWRAAVEVFASGVLPRE; this is translated from the coding sequence ATGGCCCTACCCCGTACCCGCACGGATGCCCTGGCGACCGAGATCCGCGATGCGGCGCTCGAGATCGTCAGGAGCGAGGGTCCGGGTGCCCTCACCACGCGGCACGTCGCCACGGTCGCCGGCACGAACATCGCGGCCCTCAACCAGCTCTTCGGCGGTCGTGAGGGGCTGGTCAACGCCGTGGCGCTCAAGGGCTTCGAACTGCTCGCGACCTCATTGCCCCAAGCCTCCGGCGACGTGTGCCGCGGACTGATGGAGTACGCCGAGGCCACCCGACGCTTCTCCCGTGCCGAGCCGGCGCTGACGGAGCTCATGTTCATGCGGCCTCTCGCGGGACCGATACCTCCCGGCCACGGTGCCTTGAAGTGCCGGCAGGTGGTCATCGACATGCTCGGCTCCGCAGACGAGACCGACGCCCTGGCGTTCGCCGCGCTGCTCGCGGGCCTCACCGTCCAGGAGCGCCACGGACTGCTCGGCCGGACGGAGGAGCAGCGGGACCGCGTGTGGCGGGCGGCCGTCGAGGTGTTCGCCTCAGGCGTGCTGCCCAGGGAATGA
- a CDS encoding alpha/beta fold hydrolase produces the protein MNAQLSQIKNVVLVHGAFADGSGWRGVYDNLTERGYRVSIVQNPLTSFADDVAATTRVLDQQDGPAILVGHSWGGTVITEAGTHPNVAGLVYVSALIPDTGETSAQQYEGFAATPEFVIDVADDGFGRLNRAAFKAGFAHDTSDADAAFLADSQVPINMASFGEPVTKAAWHDVPSWAVIATEDKAFDQAMLQHMATRIGARITNVSASHALFLTQPVVVADTIDEAARTAVAELV, from the coding sequence ATGAACGCTCAGCTCTCGCAGATCAAGAACGTGGTCCTCGTGCACGGCGCCTTCGCCGACGGCTCCGGGTGGCGCGGCGTGTACGACAACCTGACCGAGCGTGGCTACCGCGTCTCGATCGTCCAGAACCCGCTGACGTCGTTCGCCGACGACGTCGCGGCCACCACCCGGGTCCTCGACCAGCAGGACGGACCGGCGATCCTGGTCGGCCACTCGTGGGGCGGCACCGTCATCACCGAGGCGGGAACGCACCCGAACGTCGCCGGCCTCGTCTACGTCTCGGCCCTCATCCCGGACACCGGCGAGACCAGTGCGCAGCAGTACGAGGGCTTCGCCGCGACTCCCGAGTTCGTCATTGACGTCGCCGACGACGGCTTCGGCCGGCTCAACCGCGCCGCATTCAAGGCCGGCTTCGCCCATGACACGAGCGACGCCGACGCGGCCTTCCTGGCCGACTCGCAGGTCCCGATCAACATGGCGTCCTTCGGCGAGCCCGTGACGAAGGCCGCGTGGCACGACGTCCCCAGCTGGGCCGTCATCGCGACCGAGGACAAGGCCTTCGACCAGGCCATGCTCCAGCACATGGCGACGCGCATCGGGGCCCGCATCACCAACGTCTCGGCCAGCCACGCCCTCTTCCTCACGCAGCCGGTCGTCGTCGCCGACACGATCGACGAGGCGGCCCGCACCGCCGTGGCCGAACTGGTCTGA
- a CDS encoding MarR family winged helix-turn-helix transcriptional regulator, with translation MTAATSTPATPLEDQLCYSIYSAGMAIQRMYKPLLDALGLTYPQYLVLSVLWREDEQTVSALASSLALESSTLTPLLKRLETGGLITRRRNPSNERQVIVGLTPEGDALRERAGCLGSALLETSGRTPEELARINEQIRSLRDTIYETADACSWDAPI, from the coding sequence ATGACTGCAGCGACCAGCACTCCGGCCACTCCGCTGGAGGACCAGCTCTGCTACTCGATCTACTCGGCGGGGATGGCGATCCAGCGGATGTACAAGCCGCTGCTCGACGCGCTGGGACTGACGTATCCGCAGTACCTCGTGTTGAGCGTCCTGTGGCGCGAGGACGAGCAGACCGTCAGCGCGCTCGCCTCCAGCCTCGCGCTGGAGTCCAGCACCCTCACCCCGTTGCTGAAGCGCCTCGAGACCGGGGGACTGATCACGCGCCGGCGCAACCCCAGCAACGAGCGGCAGGTCATCGTCGGTCTCACGCCCGAGGGCGACGCGCTTCGCGAGCGGGCCGGATGCCTCGGCTCGGCGCTGCTCGAGACCTCCGGCAGGACTCCGGAGGAGCTGGCGCGGATCAACGAGCAGATCCGGTCCCTGCGCGACACGATCTACGAGACCGCTGACGCCTGCAGCTGGGACGCACCGATCTGA
- a CDS encoding thiamine pyrophosphate-requiring protein, with protein MSERSDMADDGTQDQRLVADLVVERLRAWGVPRVFGYSGDGINGLMGALRRAEGDPAFVQARHEENAALMATGHAKYTGGVGVVVSTQGPGAVHLLNGLYDAKLDHQPVVAIVGQQPTTALGAEYQQEIDLSALFKDVAAQYVQTVLAPEQAGMVLDRAFRTALATRSPCVVILPHDVQVEPAPEVPPHEHGVVPTAPEWRRPRVIPFDDDLAEAARVLNAGERVALLVGQGAREASELVRAVAERLGAGVTTSLLGKPWWDETLPTSCGVMGHLGTTASGWLMDQCDTLLMIGTNDPWTEFYPAPGQARAVQIDLDGRHLGNRYPVEVGLVGDATETLTALLPLLEDKPDESWRSDVVAQVERWHRIAEERAGTDAEPLSPEFVVRALTSRLPADARVSVDVGSVVYWYARHLTLPPGVQAHLSSTLASMGSGLPYGLAAKLDGPDRPVVALVGDGGMQMNGIAELITVASRWQDWADPRFVVLVLNNRDLAEVTWEQRETEGDPRYDVSQSLPDFPYAGYADLLGLTGIRVERPEDVGAAWDRALAADRPVVIEALVDPDVPLLPPFPAGEEKLDSFHRALDQEDGADHARALLDQQAEQERS; from the coding sequence TTGAGCGAACGGAGCGACATGGCCGACGACGGCACGCAGGACCAGCGACTCGTCGCCGACCTGGTGGTCGAGCGACTCCGTGCCTGGGGCGTCCCCCGGGTCTTCGGGTACTCCGGCGACGGCATCAACGGCCTCATGGGCGCGTTGCGGCGGGCCGAGGGTGACCCGGCGTTCGTCCAGGCGCGGCACGAGGAGAACGCCGCACTGATGGCCACCGGTCACGCGAAGTACACCGGGGGCGTCGGCGTCGTGGTCAGCACCCAGGGCCCCGGCGCGGTGCACCTGCTCAACGGCCTCTACGACGCGAAGCTCGACCACCAGCCCGTCGTCGCCATCGTCGGTCAGCAGCCCACCACCGCACTTGGGGCGGAATACCAGCAGGAGATCGACCTCAGCGCCCTGTTCAAGGACGTGGCCGCCCAGTACGTCCAGACCGTGCTCGCGCCCGAGCAGGCGGGGATGGTCCTGGACCGGGCGTTCAGGACGGCCCTGGCGACCCGTTCGCCGTGCGTCGTCATCCTGCCCCACGACGTGCAGGTCGAGCCGGCGCCCGAGGTTCCGCCTCACGAGCACGGGGTCGTGCCCACGGCGCCCGAGTGGCGACGTCCCCGGGTCATTCCCTTCGACGACGATCTTGCGGAGGCCGCCCGCGTGCTGAACGCCGGCGAGCGGGTGGCCCTCCTCGTCGGGCAGGGCGCCCGCGAGGCGAGCGAGCTCGTGCGCGCCGTGGCGGAGCGCCTGGGTGCCGGCGTCACCACGAGCCTGCTCGGCAAGCCGTGGTGGGACGAGACCCTGCCGACCAGCTGCGGCGTCATGGGCCACCTGGGCACGACCGCCTCGGGGTGGCTGATGGACCAGTGCGACACGCTGCTGATGATCGGGACCAACGACCCCTGGACCGAGTTCTACCCGGCGCCGGGACAGGCCCGCGCCGTCCAGATCGACCTCGACGGGCGTCACCTGGGCAACCGCTACCCCGTCGAGGTGGGCCTCGTCGGCGACGCGACCGAGACGCTGACCGCGCTGCTGCCCCTGCTCGAGGACAAGCCCGACGAGTCGTGGCGCTCGGACGTGGTCGCGCAGGTCGAGCGCTGGCACCGCATCGCCGAGGAGCGAGCGGGAACCGACGCCGAGCCCCTCAGCCCGGAGTTCGTCGTCCGTGCCCTCACGTCCCGGCTGCCGGCCGACGCCCGGGTCAGCGTCGACGTCGGGTCGGTCGTCTACTGGTACGCCCGGCACCTGACCCTGCCGCCGGGAGTCCAGGCGCACCTCTCCTCCACCCTCGCCTCGATGGGCTCGGGACTGCCGTACGGCCTGGCCGCCAAGCTGGACGGTCCTGATCGTCCGGTGGTCGCGCTCGTCGGCGACGGCGGGATGCAGATGAACGGCATCGCCGAGCTGATCACGGTCGCGTCCCGCTGGCAGGACTGGGCGGACCCCCGCTTCGTCGTGCTCGTGCTGAACAACCGCGACCTCGCCGAGGTGACGTGGGAGCAGCGCGAGACCGAGGGCGACCCGCGGTACGACGTCAGCCAGTCGCTGCCGGACTTCCCCTACGCGGGCTACGCCGACCTGCTGGGACTCACCGGGATCCGGGTCGAGCGCCCCGAGGACGTCGGTGCGGCGTGGGACCGGGCCCTCGCCGCGGACCGGCCCGTGGTCATCGAGGCGCTCGTCGACCCCGACGTGCCCCTGCTGCCGCCGTTCCCGGCCGGAGAGGAGAAGCTCGACAGCTTCCACCGGGCACTGGACCAGGAGGACGGCGCGGACCACGCCCGCGCCCTCCTGGACCAGCAGGCCGAGCAGGAGCGGAGCTGA
- a CDS encoding acyl carrier protein codes for MATGETGFDDVSFDLISVQYHSLKAGHDYGQYVRDAENAGRDDIAQFFREVMEQDSQRAHRCHEFLRELGGTDNTSPQGDVSGGADPNETA; via the coding sequence ATGGCCACGGGAGAGACCGGATTCGACGACGTCAGCTTCGACCTGATCTCGGTGCAGTACCACTCGCTCAAGGCGGGACACGACTACGGCCAGTACGTCCGCGACGCGGAGAACGCCGGGCGCGACGACATCGCCCAGTTCTTCCGGGAGGTCATGGAGCAGGACTCCCAGCGAGCGCACCGGTGCCACGAGTTCCTCCGCGAGCTCGGCGGGACCGACAACACCAGCCCGCAGGGTGACGTGTCGGGTGGCGCCGACCCGAACGAGACCGCTTGA
- the ald gene encoding alanine dehydrogenase produces MKIGVPQEIKNHEYRVAITPLGVRELTSRGHAVVVQTDAGVGSSIGDDDYVAAGATIVDDAESAWGTDGGVDLVLKVKEPVAEEYHRMREGQLLFTYLHLAADRPLTEELLARKITAVAYETVTGANGGLPLLYPMSEVAGCLAPQVGAHALMRAQGGRGVLLGGVGGVANAKVVIIGAGVSGQNAANIALGMGADVTLLDTDLDKLRMSFWRYDNRVHGLASSRLAIEQQVLAADLVIGAVLLPGAAAPKLVSNELVSRMKPGSVLVDIAIDQGGCFEDSRPTTHDDPTFGVHDSTFYCVANMPGAVPHTSTYALTNATLPYAIALAEHGWTEAMRADAGLARGLNTHDGQLTNAAVGAAVALPSVDPESVLAAA; encoded by the coding sequence GTGAAGATCGGTGTTCCCCAGGAGATCAAGAACCACGAGTACCGGGTGGCGATCACCCCGCTGGGCGTGCGCGAGCTGACCAGCCGCGGTCACGCGGTGGTCGTCCAGACCGACGCCGGGGTCGGCTCGTCGATCGGCGACGACGACTACGTCGCGGCCGGTGCGACCATCGTCGACGACGCCGAATCGGCTTGGGGCACCGACGGTGGCGTGGACCTCGTGCTGAAGGTCAAGGAGCCCGTCGCCGAGGAGTACCACCGCATGCGCGAGGGCCAGCTGCTCTTCACCTACCTGCACCTGGCGGCCGACCGGCCGCTGACCGAGGAGCTGCTCGCGCGGAAGATCACCGCCGTGGCCTACGAGACGGTGACGGGCGCGAACGGCGGGCTCCCCCTGCTGTACCCCATGAGCGAGGTGGCGGGATGCCTCGCGCCGCAGGTCGGCGCGCACGCGCTGATGAGGGCGCAGGGCGGTCGCGGGGTCCTCCTCGGCGGGGTCGGTGGCGTCGCCAACGCGAAGGTGGTGATCATCGGTGCGGGCGTGTCGGGCCAGAACGCGGCGAACATCGCCCTCGGCATGGGCGCCGACGTGACCCTCCTGGACACCGACCTCGACAAGCTGCGGATGAGCTTCTGGCGGTACGACAACCGCGTGCACGGACTCGCCTCGTCGAGGCTGGCGATCGAGCAGCAGGTGCTCGCCGCGGACCTGGTCATCGGAGCGGTGCTGCTGCCGGGCGCCGCGGCTCCGAAGCTGGTCAGCAACGAGCTGGTGTCGCGGATGAAGCCCGGATCCGTGCTCGTCGACATCGCAATCGACCAGGGCGGCTGCTTCGAGGACTCGCGGCCGACCACCCACGACGACCCGACCTTCGGTGTCCACGACTCGACCTTCTACTGCGTGGCCAACATGCCGGGGGCGGTCCCCCACACGTCGACGTACGCCCTGACCAACGCGACGCTGCCGTACGCGATCGCCCTGGCCGAGCACGGCTGGACCGAGGCGATGCGGGCCGATGCCGGGCTGGCGCGCGGCCTCAACACCCACGACGGGCAGCTGACCAACGCCGCGGTCGGCGCGGCCGTGGCCCTGCCTTCGGTCGACCCCGAGTCGGTGCTGGCCGCGGCCTGA
- a CDS encoding DUF6766 family protein, translated as MASRLLRQNSLSIVFLLLFLAALVGQAFAGWHQFNAQQVSEQLGTISFGDYLTSASFAVDVAENWQSEYLQFLLYIVGTIWLIQIGSPESPSAPGLGTEEDHKIGEYAEPDSPKWAKVGGFRTLLFSWSLSLTMLAIFLASWTIQSVAGWAAFNETQLQSRMDTISWGSYLVNADFWARTLQNWQSEFLAVGSMAILAVYLRQRGSAESKPVGEPHDSTGATDGE; from the coding sequence ATGGCTAGCCGGCTGCTGCGCCAGAACTCGCTCAGCATCGTGTTCCTGCTGCTGTTCCTCGCTGCGCTGGTGGGGCAGGCGTTCGCCGGCTGGCACCAGTTCAACGCCCAGCAGGTGTCCGAGCAGCTCGGCACGATCTCGTTCGGCGACTACCTCACGTCCGCGAGCTTCGCCGTCGACGTCGCGGAGAACTGGCAGAGCGAGTACCTGCAGTTCCTGCTCTACATCGTCGGCACGATCTGGCTGATCCAGATCGGCTCGCCGGAGTCGCCCAGCGCGCCTGGCCTGGGCACGGAGGAGGACCACAAGATCGGCGAGTACGCCGAGCCCGACTCGCCGAAGTGGGCGAAGGTCGGCGGCTTCCGCACGCTGCTCTTCTCGTGGTCGCTCTCGCTCACGATGCTCGCGATCTTCCTGGCCTCGTGGACGATCCAGTCCGTCGCCGGCTGGGCCGCCTTCAACGAGACCCAGCTGCAGTCGCGGATGGACACGATCTCCTGGGGCTCCTACCTCGTGAATGCGGACTTCTGGGCGCGCACGCTGCAGAACTGGCAGTCCGAGTTCCTCGCCGTCGGGTCGATGGCGATCCTCGCGGTCTACCTGCGCCAGCGCGGGTCGGCCGAGAGCAAGCCGGTGGGCGAGCCCCACGACTCGACCGGCGCCACCGATGGCGAATGA
- a CDS encoding phosphatase PAP2 family protein: MVRRRSSRDIDTLAALAGTATFAVSTAVFSSHQGTRETRVFTTINEWPDSRLLRVPQQFGTPWTLPLAGAVLWASGRPREAAAAAFSLPVSKGIEVAVKKVLQRPRPLYETPTALRDDAPLEGPSFPSGHAALAAATAYLLARAAPSWALPLAALTVASSLVRVHQGAHWPSDACAGGALGVTVAAALRRITVPPR; the protein is encoded by the coding sequence ATGGTCCGCCGGCGATCGTCTCGAGACATCGACACTCTCGCGGCGCTCGCCGGGACTGCCACCTTCGCCGTCTCGACGGCCGTCTTCTCCTCGCACCAGGGGACGCGGGAGACCCGCGTGTTCACCACCATCAACGAGTGGCCGGACTCGCGTCTCCTGCGGGTCCCGCAGCAGTTCGGCACCCCGTGGACGCTTCCCCTGGCGGGTGCCGTCCTGTGGGCGTCCGGACGGCCGCGCGAGGCGGCGGCGGCGGCTTTCTCCCTTCCGGTCTCGAAGGGCATCGAGGTGGCGGTCAAGAAGGTGCTGCAACGCCCGCGGCCGCTGTACGAGACGCCCACCGCCCTGCGGGACGACGCGCCGCTCGAGGGTCCGTCGTTCCCCTCGGGCCACGCGGCGCTGGCGGCCGCCACCGCCTACCTGCTGGCGCGCGCGGCGCCGTCCTGGGCGCTCCCGCTGGCGGCCCTGACGGTCGCCTCCTCCCTCGTCCGCGTCCACCAGGGCGCGCACTGGCCCAGCGACGCATGCGCGGGCGGCGCGCTGGGTGTCACCGTCGCCGCGGCGCTCCGGCGCATCACCGTGCCGCCGCGCTGA
- a CDS encoding DUF1330 domain-containing protein, whose amino-acid sequence MSTTQAYAIAYLREVDFGPEIIEYLERIDDTLAPYEGRFIVHGGTLTAAEGTWDGDLVVIEFPSARAARDWYESPGYQSILPLRTEHSSSIACVVEGTKPGHVAKDKLAALLA is encoded by the coding sequence ATGAGCACCACCCAGGCCTACGCCATCGCCTACCTGCGCGAGGTGGACTTCGGTCCCGAGATCATCGAGTACCTCGAGCGGATCGACGACACCCTCGCGCCCTACGAGGGCCGCTTCATCGTGCACGGCGGCACCCTGACCGCGGCCGAGGGCACGTGGGACGGCGACCTCGTCGTCATCGAGTTCCCGAGTGCCCGGGCGGCACGGGACTGGTACGAGTCGCCGGGCTACCAGTCGATCCTGCCACTGCGCACCGAGCACTCCTCGTCCATCGCCTGCGTCGTCGAGGGGACGAAGCCGGGCCACGTGGCGAAGGACAAGCTCGCCGCGCTGCTGGCCTGA
- a CDS encoding helix-turn-helix transcriptional regulator, whose protein sequence is MSTTAGTLIREWRQRRRLSQLELANRAEVSARHLSWIETGRSRPTSTMVMRLCDQLEVPLREQNQVLLAAGHAPAHPERALGDPSMAEANRALEAILVAHHPYPALVVDRRWDLVAANDAAYALLAGVDADLLEPPVNVIRLSIHPRGLGGRIANLDEWRAHLAERLHREHAATGDPFLAELYGEVVAGGIAPVDSPALVVPLQLRTEGGEVLSFISTTTVFGTPREVTLSELAIEAFYPADERTRRLLG, encoded by the coding sequence GTGAGCACCACCGCCGGCACCCTGATCCGTGAGTGGCGGCAGCGCCGCCGGCTCTCGCAGCTCGAGCTCGCGAACCGCGCCGAGGTGTCGGCCCGCCATCTCAGCTGGATCGAGACGGGCCGCAGTCGCCCGACGAGCACGATGGTGATGCGCCTGTGCGACCAGCTCGAGGTGCCGCTGCGCGAGCAGAACCAGGTGCTGCTGGCGGCGGGTCACGCGCCGGCCCATCCCGAGCGCGCGCTGGGCGACCCGTCGATGGCCGAGGCAAATCGTGCCCTCGAGGCGATCCTCGTGGCGCACCATCCCTATCCGGCGCTCGTGGTCGACCGCCGCTGGGACCTGGTCGCCGCGAACGACGCGGCGTACGCCTTGCTCGCGGGAGTCGACGCGGACCTGCTCGAGCCGCCGGTGAACGTCATCCGGCTGTCCATCCATCCCCGCGGGCTGGGCGGCCGCATCGCCAACCTCGACGAGTGGCGGGCGCACCTCGCCGAGCGGCTGCACCGCGAGCACGCGGCGACGGGCGACCCGTTCCTCGCGGAGCTGTACGGCGAGGTCGTCGCCGGCGGCATCGCGCCGGTCGACTCGCCCGCCCTCGTCGTCCCCCTGCAGCTGCGTACCGAGGGTGGCGAGGTGCTCTCGTTCATCTCGACGACCACGGTCTTCGGGACCCCGCGCGAGGTGACGCTCTCCGAGCTCGCGATCGAGGCGTTCTACCCGGCCGACGAGCGGACGCGGCGCCTGCTGGGGTGA
- a CDS encoding CapA family protein: protein MRREPLPAIVLALLVAASLAAWVTSTSDEGASARDSLLAEEAEALPRPEVTLAFGGDVHFEGRLARSVSRPDSTLGPLSTALTEADLAIVNLESALTSRGSRARKELETPSARYWFRSPPAALDVLARSGVDVVSLANNHAGDYGGVGVRDALRAGARGPVRVVGIGRNAGEAFRAQEFEVKGVAVAVLAADASTRESRDPVWAAGPTWGGIAAARVPRTDRLLAEVRTAAERADLVVVQLHWGAEGATCATEDQVTLAKSLADAGAAVVAGSHSHTLLGSGLLGDTYVNYGLGNLHWYHGRNADTGVLRLRFRGDELVGEEWVPGLVPERGGPARALRGAAAAAAQERWQSRRACTSLVPVDVDGTVEAGTELPPFEGSVEPIGAALASRMASSHDPAMCPVPMDSLRYLRVTHVGFDGRAREGELAVHADHADDLLTVFRELYEARWPIERMRLVSDYGGDDEASMAANNTSGFNCRRGLGQPNWSRHAFGDAVDLNPVQNPYVTSGQVLPDAGAPFAGVDRSPGAETAPGVIHDGDVVVNAFERIGWTWGGRWPEPDFQHFAAPE from the coding sequence ATGCGCCGTGAGCCGCTGCCCGCCATCGTGCTGGCCCTGCTCGTCGCGGCCTCGCTGGCGGCGTGGGTGACGTCCACCTCGGACGAGGGCGCATCCGCGCGCGACTCCCTCCTCGCAGAGGAGGCCGAGGCCCTGCCCCGACCTGAGGTGACGCTGGCGTTCGGCGGCGACGTCCACTTCGAGGGTCGCCTCGCCCGGTCCGTCAGCAGGCCCGACAGCACGCTCGGCCCGCTGTCGACCGCTCTCACCGAGGCGGACCTGGCGATCGTGAACCTCGAGAGCGCGCTGACGTCCCGCGGCTCCCGCGCCCGCAAGGAGCTGGAGACGCCATCGGCGCGCTACTGGTTCCGGAGCCCTCCGGCGGCGCTGGACGTGCTGGCCCGGTCCGGTGTGGACGTCGTCTCACTGGCGAACAACCACGCCGGCGACTACGGCGGGGTTGGAGTGCGCGACGCCCTGCGCGCCGGCGCGCGCGGTCCCGTCCGGGTGGTCGGCATCGGCCGGAACGCCGGCGAGGCCTTCCGCGCGCAGGAGTTCGAGGTGAAGGGCGTCGCCGTCGCCGTGCTCGCGGCGGACGCGTCCACCCGCGAGAGCCGCGACCCGGTCTGGGCGGCCGGGCCGACCTGGGGCGGCATCGCCGCGGCGCGCGTCCCACGCACCGACCGACTGCTCGCCGAGGTACGTACGGCGGCTGAGCGCGCAGACCTCGTGGTGGTCCAGCTGCACTGGGGCGCCGAGGGCGCGACGTGCGCGACCGAGGACCAGGTGACGCTCGCGAAGTCCCTGGCCGACGCCGGCGCCGCCGTCGTCGCGGGCTCCCACTCGCACACGCTGCTCGGCAGCGGCCTGCTCGGCGACACCTACGTGAACTACGGACTCGGCAACCTCCACTGGTACCACGGCAGGAACGCGGACACGGGGGTCCTGCGGCTGCGGTTCCGCGGCGACGAGCTGGTCGGCGAGGAGTGGGTGCCCGGCCTCGTCCCGGAGCGGGGCGGCCCGGCCCGCGCACTGCGTGGGGCAGCGGCCGCCGCGGCGCAGGAGCGCTGGCAGTCGCGACGCGCGTGCACCAGCCTCGTGCCCGTGGACGTCGACGGCACCGTCGAGGCCGGCACCGAGCTGCCGCCGTTCGAGGGCTCCGTCGAGCCGATCGGGGCCGCGCTGGCCAGCCGGATGGCGAGCAGCCACGACCCGGCCATGTGCCCGGTGCCGATGGACTCGCTGCGCTACCTCCGGGTGACGCACGTGGGCTTCGACGGCCGGGCCCGCGAGGGCGAGCTGGCCGTGCACGCCGATCACGCGGACGACCTGCTCACCGTCTTCCGCGAGCTCTACGAGGCGCGGTGGCCCATCGAGCGGATGCGCCTGGTCAGCGACTACGGCGGTGACGACGAGGCGTCGATGGCCGCCAACAACACGTCGGGCTTCAACTGCCGGCGGGGGCTCGGACAGCCGAACTGGTCGCGCCACGCCTTCGGCGACGCCGTTGACCTCAACCCGGTGCAGAACCCCTACGTCACCTCCGGTCAGGTCCTGCCGGACGCCGGGGCGCCGTTCGCCGGCGTCGACCGCTCCCCCGGCGCCGAGACCGCGCCCGGGGTCATCCACGACGGCGACGTCGTCGTGAACGCGTTCGAGCGGATCGGCTGGACGTGGGGCGGGCGCTGGCCCGAGCCCGACTTCCAGCACTTCGCCGCACCCGAGTGA
- a CDS encoding TetR/AcrR family transcriptional regulator has product MPRDLIDLLWRDSPLAPPPRRRGPRATHTTGEVVAQAMALADEGGLTAVTIRAVAEWLGLTTMSVYTHVNSRDDLLVLMADRAHAEMEPPAFGRARWRTRVRRVAEAHLELLRARPWLLGIDDPRTALGPGTIAKYDHELHAFDDTGLDDLDRDAALAFVLDFARSTAFRMAQASAAVDMAEEWERSAASLATYLGTDLALAQRVGRAAGESMQGPYDAHRAWEWGLTRVIGGLAEIIEDS; this is encoded by the coding sequence ATGCCGAGAGACCTGATCGACCTGCTGTGGCGGGACAGCCCGCTCGCCCCCCCGCCGCGCCGTCGGGGTCCCCGTGCGACGCACACCACCGGCGAGGTCGTCGCGCAGGCGATGGCGCTGGCCGACGAGGGCGGACTGACCGCGGTGACGATCCGGGCGGTCGCGGAGTGGCTCGGGCTGACGACGATGTCGGTCTACACGCACGTCAACAGCCGCGACGACCTCCTCGTGCTGATGGCCGACCGCGCCCACGCCGAGATGGAGCCGCCGGCGTTCGGGCGCGCGCGGTGGCGCACTCGCGTGCGACGCGTCGCCGAGGCCCATCTCGAGCTGCTGCGGGCGCGACCCTGGCTGCTGGGGATCGACGATCCGCGGACGGCCCTCGGGCCCGGCACGATCGCGAAGTACGACCACGAGCTGCACGCGTTCGACGACACGGGCCTCGACGACCTCGACCGCGACGCGGCGCTCGCCTTCGTACTCGACTTCGCCCGGTCGACGGCGTTCCGCATGGCGCAGGCGTCCGCTGCCGTCGACATGGCCGAGGAGTGGGAGCGGTCGGCCGCGTCGCTCGCCACCTACCTCGGCACGGACCTCGCGCTGGCCCAGCGGGTCGGTCGCGCCGCGGGCGAGAGCATGCAGGGCCCCTACGACGCGCACCGCGCCTGGGAGTGGGGCCTCACCCGCGTGATCGGCGGCCTGGCGGAGATCATCGAGGACTCCTGA
- a CDS encoding VOC family protein: protein MNITQTAVSLNVPDVEASADFARTHFGYTEAMSAEGFVSLQHAGTGSHLIFLATGLPTFKPREAAGSAGDGLLLVCVVDGIDAEFQRIEAAGARVVTSPETEPWGERYCQFADPNGIIWQLVEWVA from the coding sequence ATGAACATCACCCAGACCGCCGTGTCGCTCAACGTCCCCGACGTCGAGGCGTCCGCGGACTTCGCCCGGACCCACTTCGGCTACACCGAGGCGATGTCCGCCGAGGGCTTCGTCTCGCTCCAGCACGCCGGAACAGGCTCCCACCTGATCTTCCTCGCCACGGGCCTGCCGACGTTCAAGCCTCGCGAGGCCGCGGGCTCCGCCGGTGACGGGCTGCTCCTGGTGTGCGTCGTCGACGGGATCGATGCCGAGTTCCAGCGCATCGAGGCCGCCGGCGCCCGCGTGGTGACGTCGCCCGAGACCGAGCCGTGGGGCGAGCGCTACTGCCAGTTCGCCGACCCGAACGGCATCATCTGGCAGCTCGTCGAGTGGGTCGCCTGA